DNA sequence from the Cohnella herbarum genome:
ACCGGAAGAACGGTGAAGTTCCGCTGGAAACCCGTCGAAGGGGCGGCGTACTATGCGCTATATGGGAAAGCGCCGCTCGAAAGCGGCGTATCGAATTTGCGATTGCAAGATCGAATCGCGGACGCTTCCGCGGACGTACCCGTCGAAACCCTTTACCAAGCATCCGGTGGGTTCTCGCTAAGGGAAGTGGACGGCAAGATGGTCGTCACGGCTAAGGATTTGCTCGGTTTAGCGAATCCGAACAACCGCTATTCATGGTACGTTGAGGCCTATGACGCCAACGACCGAATGATCACGAGAAGCGATGGCTATCGGTTAAACGAAAATACGATGGGAGCTTTGCCGTTCTTCTATTTGAAGGAGCGCACCCTTACCGCCGCGGATGAATTTATGATCAACGAGCAGTTGGATTTGGCTCTGTCTGCATATAAGAAAGACTTCGCAGCCGACCGGTCGGATCGGCACAGCCTGCATATGATCATCCGCATTCTAGGGGCACAAGCTTCCATGGCCCGAGAATATGAGTTGTCCGAGGAGGCGATCTCTTATCTCGAGAAAATGCAGGAGTTGAATCCGGGGAGCAGGGATATATTGTTTCAATTATTCGATGTTTACGAAAGCCGGCGGAATTGGGCGAAAGCCGATGAGTACTACCATAGGTATCTTATCGCGAACGGAGGCAAACCGGAGGGTTACACCCAGTCCCGGTATGCGTCCGCGCTAATGATGCAACGACGGTTTGCGGATGCGGCAGAACAGTTCCGGGAGGCGATGGAGAGCGACCGGTCTCATCGCTTTATCGGCAATTACTTGGCGGTCGAACTGTACGTCGCGGGCTCGATCGAAACCGCCGCGAGATTAGCCGAGGAGTACCCCGAGTGGGCTCCCTTGGAGCGAGGTGTCCCAAATTGGAGCGGACTGGTCATGACCCTCGAACGAGAAAGCCGCTTAGATGAACGCGGTTATATCGAGGAACTGAGACGCGTTCTGGAATATTTTTTCGACGGGGAACAAGCGCAATTGGACAAATGGTCGTCCTCGACGGACAAGAAGGGGATAAAGGCTTTCATTGACGCTTTGCTGAAAGTAGATTGAAGCCCAGGGATAAGGAAAGAGATCGATTGTTGCCTAATGTCACAATGTCATTCCTTGACATCAAGGAACTCCGCTCCTAAACTTGATATTCATAAGCTTTATCTCATCGGAGGAATGACTCGTGGCTTCAAACGTTGGTTCCAATTCGGCGGCATCGCAGGGAACCAAAGCCGTAATGCCCGTGCTCTTGGCGATTAGCTTAGTGCACATGCTTAACGATTCCATGCAAGCGGTCGTGCCGGCTTTGTACCCGATCTTGGAAGATTCTTTGGACTTGTCGCTCATGCAGGTCGGCTGGATCGGTTTTATGTTGAATATGACTTCATCCGTTATGCAACCCGTCGTCGGCGCCTATTCCGACCGCCGATCGATGCCGATCATGCTCCCGATCGGGATGGGCCTAAGCATGATCGGTATGATAGGCATCGCTTTCGCTCCGCAGTTCTGGTTCTTGCTGATTGCGGTCGTCTTCATCGGATTAGGTTCGGCGATCTTTCACCCCGAGGGCTCGAGAGTGGTGTATTTCGCGGCCGGAGGCAAGCGCGGATTCGCCCAATCGGTCTATCAAGTCGGAGGGAACGCGGGTAGCTCCTTGGCTCCCCTGATGACGGCATTCATTTTCGTGCCGCTCGGACAATTCGGCGCGATCTGGGGAACTTTGTTCGCGGGATTCGCGATTGCGGTATTGCTCGGACTCTTACCTTGGTATAGACGCAAGCTGGCGGAGTGGGAGACGGAACGGTCGAGGGCGGCAGCGGGCAAGGCTGGTTCGACGCTAGTCGAGAAAATGAGCCATCCGCGGGTCAAATTCG
Encoded proteins:
- a CDS encoding MFS transporter → MPVLLAISLVHMLNDSMQAVVPALYPILEDSLDLSLMQVGWIGFMLNMTSSVMQPVVGAYSDRRSMPIMLPIGMGLSMIGMIGIAFAPQFWFLLIAVVFIGLGSAIFHPEGSRVVYFAAGGKRGFAQSVYQVGGNAGSSLAPLMTAFIFVPLGQFGAIWGTLFAGFAIAVLLGLLPWYRRKLAEWETERSRAAAGKAGSTLVEKMSHPRVKFAMAMLVFLVFARSWYHAAISSFYQFFLKDHYGLTTQQAQIPVFLFLAAGVLGTYFGGVLADKLGLKNMIVFSIAGAAPIALVLPHLPLFWIYPVITVLGFVVLSGFSVSVVYAQFLMPANVGMASGLTTGLAFGMGAIGAVALGKAADVYGLYDVMLACSFLPLVGLFALWLPSDRKK